In Microbulbifer elongatus, the DNA window GACAGTAAATTCCGGGCTCCACTGAGGTGGTTCCAACTCATCGCTACAACCAGCGGCGTTGCAGGCGACTACCCGGTATGAGTACACCCCATGCGATTGATTGGGGATAGTTTCCGACTGACCGCTAGTTTCATACCATTTTGCATCGTTAGTATTGCCATCCCTTACCTCCTGCAGCCTGTAGCTCGGCGCACCCATTTCATTCCAGGAAACGGTGTAATAATCACCAGTAAAAGTGTCACCACTGCTCAACGAGTACTCGCCACTCCCATCTACTGCCTTGACGGATATCGTGGTTGGCGCTTCAGGTGGTAGAAGCGCGTCGAAGCTTACCTCATGAAAAATTGTGCCAGAGTCGTTGTCGTCGTCATACACGCGCACGCCCAGCAAATAACTACCTGCTTGCGGGACCGTCCATTGCGCCTCGAATTTTTCCCAGCCGTCTTCGATCCCTGCACTGATACCAGTAGCGATTACATTCGTGTCACTATCTAACAGGAATTCGACGCGCGTTGAATCGATAGTGCCGTCACTATCTCTCGCCAGTGCGATCAGGGTGATCTCCTCTCCCTCAACAATTGTCTCTGGGAGGGCATCGAGATCCAGCGCCACTTCCGGATGATCGTTAGAGCCGACCAGAATCGTTCGCGATGTCTGCGTCTCTTTGCCGTACTCATTTACAGCAACGGCAATAAGTTTGATTGTATTGTCTTCGACGGATGGCCAGTTCACACTGTAGCAATTGTTACATTGGTCGATGCTACTATCGATATCAGTGGCCACGCCGATATAGTGCGAAGAAAAATCTTCGTCGCCCGAACTCACGACTTTATTTCGATAAAATTCTACGCTGCTAATCTCGTAACCGTTTCCATTTACCGATACCGCCAGTGTTTCATATTGCCCGACTTGTAGAGGGTCCTCCCCATCAGGAAGACGCCATGAAACTACCGGCGGGTTAATTTTCTGTACGGTTACCGACTTTTCAGGACTGGGATCGCCACACTCAAGTGCATTACAGGCGAAAACACGATAGCGATAAGTCCCTTCAGGACGACCGCTAACAGAGTAGTTAGCCGTAGGGAAGTTAACTTTCTTGGCGTAACAGTGCCCGTACTGGTCTTCCCCAACGTTATACGGGTTATTGGTTGAACACCAATTTTCACCGCCGACTTCGCGTTCCTGAACCAGGTAGTAATCGAAATCGCCTGAACTAGGTGGTTGCCATCCTATACTGTAGGTTCCGTTCTCGGCTTCCAAAGATGATGGGAGGGAATTGATATGCGGTTTTTCGGGTTTTTCTGGCTTATTGACCACAACCGCAATGATAGGAGTATCCGCTGAATCTTGGATAGGTCCATGCATAGCGCATGGACCTATATCGCAATACCTTTTTACTTCCGCAAAATATTCATACGTACCATTCTCTCTAACAACTGGTACTGTGTATGAGCCATCAAAATCTGGATCTCCTCCTGCATAAGGAAAGTACAAAGATTCACTCTCATCTATAAGAGTCCAGCTCTCTCCAGCGCGCTTTTCGTAAACCTTGTAAATATTCCTAGCATTTCCAGCGGCGATCGGATAGGCGGTTACAGTAATTAAGTACTCACCATCGTTACTTTCTACGCCATCACTTATAGATACCGAAGGCGGCCAGCTTGCATGAGCTGATTGCGAAGCCCCCAAAATTATTACGGAAACAGCTAGCACATTCCGAAAAATTTTAAAGATAGAAGCAAATCCATTTGTCATTTTAGCGTTGCCTTTACATTCTCTTCAGCGCGGAGCGCTTTCATTTACTCTTATTTTTGCTTCAACAAGAATCCGCAAAACTGCAGCCAAAAGTTGGTCTAACCGCCGGCCTATAATCTACAAATCCAGCTAAACTGCAGTTCTCTACGAGTGAGAGCAATTATAGATTTCGGTTCCACAGGACACGTTCAGCCGCAGAAGGGGTAACGGCGTCCAGAGCAAATACTTGATTCGCTTCGGTATGCACAATCAATTTATGTCCGGAAAGTACTGGGCTGGCCGTAATAGTCTGACCGCCTGGCAACTGGAAGCGCCACAATTCCTCGCCGTTATCACTATTGAACGCGTAGATATTTCCGCTGTAGGTAGCGATATAGATGATGGCGTGGTCGTCACTTAGCAGCGGCCCGGCAACCACGGCTCCGTCGGTATCAACCTGCCATAAAAGGCTCTTATCAGCAGCCAGGGCATAAACACGGCCGTTTCCCCCAAGCGAGCCACTGCCACTAATATTGGCACCTACAATCACCCGCTCTCCGCTGATGGCCGCTTTACCCATCACGACTCCAGCGCCCTCCAATGTCCACTCGATCTCTCCACGAGGGTCGACCTTATAGAAATTGCCATCAAAAGCACCCACATACGCGCTGCCATCACTAGCCACAGCTAGCGAAGTTGCGATCTGATCCGGCACTGGGATGCTGGGCTCACTCCACAAATCCGGTGGTGGAGGCAGGTCCAGCGTGACAGCCAAACTGCGACTTACCTCTCCCTGGGGGCCGCGTGCGGTGAGGGTATAATTGGTTGTAACTTGCGGGCTGACATTCAGAGTCCCCTCTGATGTCAGAATGGATGTGACACCGTCTCCCACATCATTGCTTAACTCGATGTGCTGCGCACCATGGACCCGCCAGCGCAATTCCACCCGCTGCCCTCCGCTCTCAATAGCGGAAGGAGAGGCAACAAAACTCGCGATACTCAATGGTGGGAAGCTGGCGGGGTCTTCTGGATCACTGCCCGCTGCGACTTCGTCTGCATCGTTAATGCCGTCGTTGTCACTGTCCAGCTGTGCAAGCGAGCACCCATCTGCATTCACCGGCTGGCCGCTTGAAGTTTCCGCACATTGGTCGATGTAGTCGGCTACTGAGTCACCATCAGTGTCGATTGCAGTAGTAATACTCGCTTCACCAATATTGCCTGCCATATCCATGATTGAGGCAGTTAGCATCACCTCGGAATTACTCGGGAGCGATTCTGGCAAAGTGCAGTTGATGAAATTTTCACTGATCCTACAGTCCGCAACAGGACTCCCAGCCATAAGCACTTCTAGACTTCCGGGGTCCAGGGCCAGGTTGTCGGACACCAACAACTTTAATTGCGGCTGAGGCTCTCTAACCAGAGAGCCATTTACTGGGGAGACGAAGCTTAACTCAGGCGCGACTTGGTCCAGGTTATAAGAAATTTCGAGTCTAGACAGATTGCCGGCCAGATCTTCGGCGGTACCAGTTGCAGACAAATCTTCACCATCGCCACTCAGGGTGAGGTCCTCTGGGCACCGGACGATACCGCTCAGGTCGTCGCTACACTTATAACTAACGGTTACTGGGGCATTGTGCCAACCCGCCGCATTGGCTGCAGAAGATAAATTGGCAGTAATTTCTGGTGCGGTAAAATCAATGTTGACGCTGCTCTGGACTTCAGCCGTATTGCCCGCAATATCAGTGGCTCTGGCGGCCACGATCTGGCTGCCCCCCTCCTCGCTAACTGACACTTCTTTCGGACACTCGATCACACCGCTCAAAGTGTCCGCACACTGATAACTAATACTCACCGCTTGCCTATGCCAGCCGGCGCTGTTAGCGGTAGGTATAATATTGGCGTCAATCTGCGGAGCCGTTTTATCGATACTGACGGATACCTGTGTTTCTGCACGATTGGTCGCTTTGTCCTCTGCGATCCCGGTGATGGATTGGCTGACGCCCTCCTCGGTCACAACAACCGGGTCACTGCAACTTTCAATACCACTAAAGGCATCGGAGCAACTAAAGGTCACCGTCGCATTGCTGTTATGCCAGCCAGCCGTATTTGCTGCCGGGTCGATAGCAGCCGTTATTACCGGGTTTTCACTGTCGATCCCAATAACTTCCGCGACCAACCCACTACCAGGCTTGCCGCCCAGTTGTACAATAAGGGTGTTCTGAATTTGCAGAGAGACGGGAACTTCCAAAAAATCGACTTTTCGGCTGAAGTCGTTTGGGAACAACAGCTCACTGCCATTCAAAACCACCGTCGCCGATGTAACTGGATGTGAATCTTCGGCGCCGTTGTATACACGCAAGCGATAAGAGCTCCCTGCCACAGGAGCACCGAAATTAATTGTTTCTTCCACCGGCTGCCCTTTATCACGGACAAAAAGGTAACTACCAGAAACCTCGAATTCACCGGCATAAGACTGGGGAATAGAAACAGCCAGCAAAAGAGCCCAAAAATAAAAAGAATGCACATGAGTTAACGACCGACGATATCGGCGTATCAATGGAAGCAACATTTCCCCAGCCCCAAATTTATTGATTTTTTTTTGTCACAAGATGCAAAATTCACCACTTCTGGCAAATGACGCAAAATTAAACCAAAAACTGTGTCACAGTTTCAGGGGGAACGAGAAAACTACGATGAATATCCCGCCAACATTTAGTTGCCAAGGAAACTTATTCAGATATTTGTAATTTCTTGTAATAGGGATGAGCAGATATCACTCGAGTTGACCAATTAAAAATCAAACCTAGAAATAGCCGAGCTTTTCAGCAGCGCCTTCACCAGATCGGCCCCTTTTCTGCAATCCCTCATAATCTGCTTGAATGCATCCCTCTTCCCAACTTTCACCATGACCATGCGGTCATACCGACAGTGGCAAACAGGCGCGCTTAATCCACCAAAACCGGTGCTACAACTTCCGATGCGCTGAAGGGCTTCGGTACGGTATCCCGGCGTCCGCCAATATGACCGACACTAACAGCTACCACACCATCAAAAACAAGCTTGCCGCTACGCTGGAGTCCGCGTCTCCAGCTTTTTGCCGCCCCTAAGCTAGTTCAGAGCCCTGTCGAGCCGGCACCAGACACATTCTGTCCCGCCCCCCCTCCAAACCACCCCACCCAACCCGCTACAATAGGAACAACCAGCGAACCAACCATTCCAAAGCAAAGATTTACCATGCGAATTCTTACTCTTCCGGCCCTGCTTGCCGGACTGATACTGCTCACCGCCTGCGGAACTGACAACAAAACCACCAGCGACCCCAACCGGGAAAACGCGACACAGGAAACCACCGCCAGCGAGCAGACAGTGGAGACAAAAACCACTGAGGCCAAACCCAGCGTCGAAGAACAAGCACCCGCCGGCAAACTCCCCGACGGCGTGCGCCCCACCGCCTATCGCCTCGACCTCACCCTCGATCCCCGCCAGGATACCTTCCACGGCCAGGTGGAAATTGACATAGAAGTGGACAAAGCCACCGACCACATCTGGATGCACGGCAACAACATCGACGTCGCCGACATCAAAGCCATCGTACCCGCCCAAGGCGATGAGAAAGAAAAAGAAGTCGCCGCCCACTACCGCCAGATGCTCGACAGCGGCGTGGTGCGTGTGGACTTCGCCGGTGGTATCCCCGCCGGCAAAATCACCCTGCGCACCAAATACAGCGCCCCCTTCGATAAAAACCTAGCCGGGCTGTTCAAGGTCGAAGAAAAAGGCGATGCCTACGCACTGGCCAAATCCGAATCCATCCAGGCGCGCCGCTTCCTGCCCGGCTTCGACGAACCCGGCCTGAAAGCCACTTACGATATCAGCCTCACCATCCCCAACGGCTACAAAGCCATCAGCAACGGACCCGAAACCGAACGCGTAGACGCCGGCAACGGTATGGAAAAGGTCATCTTTGCCCAGACCCGTCCCATGCCCACCTACTTACTCTCGCTCGCCGTAGGCCCCTTCGACGTGGTCGAGCGCCCGGACATTCCCGCCAACAAATACCGCAAGGACCCACTGCCCCTGCGCGGCTTCGCGCGCAAAGGTCGCGGCAAGGATATGGCGTACGTGCTGGATAAAACCCCGGAAATGCTGCGCATTTTTGAAGAGCAGCTGCAGCGCCCCTATCCCTTCCGCAAGCTCGACATCATCGCCGCTCCCCAGTGGCCCAGTGGCGCCACCGAGCTCTCTGCCGCGATTACCTATCGCGAACAGCGCATTCTGGTGGAAGGTGACGAACCCGCCCCCGGCCTGCGCCTGGCCCTGCTCGGCGTACACGCCCACGAAATCGCACATATGTGGTTCGGCAACCTGGTCACCCCGCCCTGGTGGGACGACCTGTGGCTGAAAGAAGGCTTCGCCACCTGGGGCACCCCGCTGGCTCTGACCATCATGGAACCGGACGGCGGCCACGACCTGAATGCCGCGGTGCGCGCCATCAGCGCAATGAAACTGGATTCCCTTGCCAGCACCCGCGCTATCCGCGAGCCGATTACCGACAACAACAATATCCGCAACGCCTACGACGCCATTACCTACTCCAAGAGCCTCGGTGTTATCCACATGGTGGACGAGTACTTTGGCGCGGACACTTTCCGCCCGGCACTGGGCCGCTACATAGAAACGTTCGCCGATGGCGTCGCGGACTCGCCGGACTTCTACCAGGTGATCGGCGACGAAACCGAAAGCCCGCAGCTCAACGAAACCTTCCGCACCTTCGTAGAGCAGAAAGGCGTACCCCTGCTGTCACTGACCGTAAACTGCAATACTCAGGGCCAAGCCACGGTGATCGTGCAGCAACAGCGCTACAAACCACTGGGTTCCCCCATTGCTGAAACCGGCCAACAGTGGAGTATCCCATTCTGTATGCGCACCGATTCCGGCGTCGCCCAGTGTGAATTTCTGAGTGACCGCCAACAGGAGATTGCCGTATCCGGCGGCACCTGCCCCAAGTGGGTCATGCCCAATGTGAACGGCAGTGGATACTACCGCTTCACCATGGAAGAGAAATACTGGCAGTCCCTGCTGGATGAATTCGACAATCTCAATCCTACCGAGCGGCTGTCTCTGATCGACAGCGCCTTCGCCGCCTTCGAAAGCGGAAACCTCCAACCGGGAACACTGCTGGAAGTCGTGCGCCTGTCGGCAACCTCTGACAAGCGCCAGGTGGTCGAGGCACCTCTGGGTTACCTGGCCAAATACTCGGACCATTATGTAGACGATGCCAATGCCACCAACTGGCAGGGCTTTCTGAAAAAACTGTACGGCGCGAAGGTGCAGCAGCTCGCAGGTGAAAATGACTCCGAAAGCCAGCTACTGCGCAGCCGCCTGCTGGGCTTTCTCGCCCTGGAGGCGAAAGACACGGACACCCGCCAGCAACTGCAACAACAGGCGGAACAGTTTACCGGTTTCGATGGCGAGCGCGATCCAGCGGCACTGGACTCCGATCTGTATGAAAGCGCGCTTACCGTTGCCATCCAGGATTCCGGCACGGCATTTCTCGACCATCTGATCCAGGTCCGCAGTGAACTGGATGACCCGCTGTTTGAGAGCGCCAGTGCCAATGCCATGGGCCGCGTTACCGACCCGCTACAACTGGACACCATCCACCAGCTGGCACTCAGTGAGAAAATGGGCGCGCGGGAAGCGTTTGGTCTGATCCAGAACGCCCTGATAGAACCGGAGCTTCAGGCTAGAAACTGGCAGTGGCTGCGGGACAACTTTGCCGCTGTAGTTGCTAAAATTCCGGAGCAGTGGCGCCGCAATACCCCGCGCTTTGGCGCCAACTTCTGTGACCAGCCTTCACTGCAGCAGATACAGCTACTGTTTACCCAGCAACAAAAACTGGTACCCGGCTACCAGCGAGCCCTGGCGCAGACCGAAGAAGGGATTAATCTGTGCCTGGCACTGAAAGAGAATGGACAGGCACTGGTGGAGAGTCTCAAATAAAAGGCAGTGGCTATAGCAGCTTCGAAAATGGCAGCCATGGCTGCCATTTTTTAGCGCTTTTTATTCAACACTTATACCGGCATCCTCCAGAACCTGCTGGATCGGCTTCAGCTGCGCACGCAAGTGATGCCACTTGTGTACGGACGACTGGTATACCGGCTGCCGAACTTGCGCAGCACTCGCTGTTGAAGTGCCCGCAACCTGGGAATAGTAGTGTTCCAGCACCTGATCTTTCCAGGGGACCCCGCAGGCCGCATAGACCGCACGACTTGCCGAGGGAAGATCACTGACCAGATCTTCATAGTGCACATCGATAACCCGCTCTGCGAACACCTCACGCCAGTGCATCATCAACTTTCGATACGAGCAATAGTAGCGTGCCA includes these proteins:
- a CDS encoding outer membrane protein assembly factor BamB family protein; its protein translation is MLLPLIRRYRRSLTHVHSFYFWALLLAVSIPQSYAGEFEVSGSYLFVRDKGQPVEETINFGAPVAGSSYRLRVYNGAEDSHPVTSATVVLNGSELLFPNDFSRKVDFLEVPVSLQIQNTLIVQLGGKPGSGLVAEVIGIDSENPVITAAIDPAANTAGWHNSNATVTFSCSDAFSGIESCSDPVVVTEEGVSQSITGIAEDKATNRAETQVSVSIDKTAPQIDANIIPTANSAGWHRQAVSISYQCADTLSGVIECPKEVSVSEEGGSQIVAARATDIAGNTAEVQSSVNIDFTAPEITANLSSAANAAGWHNAPVTVSYKCSDDLSGIVRCPEDLTLSGDGEDLSATGTAEDLAGNLSRLEISYNLDQVAPELSFVSPVNGSLVREPQPQLKLLVSDNLALDPGSLEVLMAGSPVADCRISENFINCTLPESLPSNSEVMLTASIMDMAGNIGEASITTAIDTDGDSVADYIDQCAETSSGQPVNADGCSLAQLDSDNDGINDADEVAAGSDPEDPASFPPLSIASFVASPSAIESGGQRVELRWRVHGAQHIELSNDVGDGVTSILTSEGTLNVSPQVTTNYTLTARGPQGEVSRSLAVTLDLPPPPDLWSEPSIPVPDQIATSLAVASDGSAYVGAFDGNFYKVDPRGEIEWTLEGAGVVMGKAAISGERVIVGANISGSGSLGGNGRVYALAADKSLLWQVDTDGAVVAGPLLSDDHAIIYIATYSGNIYAFNSDNGEELWRFQLPGGQTITASPVLSGHKLIVHTEANQVFALDAVTPSAAERVLWNRNL
- a CDS encoding M1 family metallopeptidase, with protein sequence MRILTLPALLAGLILLTACGTDNKTTSDPNRENATQETTASEQTVETKTTEAKPSVEEQAPAGKLPDGVRPTAYRLDLTLDPRQDTFHGQVEIDIEVDKATDHIWMHGNNIDVADIKAIVPAQGDEKEKEVAAHYRQMLDSGVVRVDFAGGIPAGKITLRTKYSAPFDKNLAGLFKVEEKGDAYALAKSESIQARRFLPGFDEPGLKATYDISLTIPNGYKAISNGPETERVDAGNGMEKVIFAQTRPMPTYLLSLAVGPFDVVERPDIPANKYRKDPLPLRGFARKGRGKDMAYVLDKTPEMLRIFEEQLQRPYPFRKLDIIAAPQWPSGATELSAAITYREQRILVEGDEPAPGLRLALLGVHAHEIAHMWFGNLVTPPWWDDLWLKEGFATWGTPLALTIMEPDGGHDLNAAVRAISAMKLDSLASTRAIREPITDNNNIRNAYDAITYSKSLGVIHMVDEYFGADTFRPALGRYIETFADGVADSPDFYQVIGDETESPQLNETFRTFVEQKGVPLLSLTVNCNTQGQATVIVQQQRYKPLGSPIAETGQQWSIPFCMRTDSGVAQCEFLSDRQQEIAVSGGTCPKWVMPNVNGSGYYRFTMEEKYWQSLLDEFDNLNPTERLSLIDSAFAAFESGNLQPGTLLEVVRLSATSDKRQVVEAPLGYLAKYSDHYVDDANATNWQGFLKKLYGAKVQQLAGENDSESQLLRSRLLGFLALEAKDTDTRQQLQQQAEQFTGFDGERDPAALDSDLYESALTVAIQDSGTAFLDHLIQVRSELDDPLFESASANAMGRVTDPLQLDTIHQLALSEKMGAREAFGLIQNALIEPELQARNWQWLRDNFAAVVAKIPEQWRRNTPRFGANFCDQPSLQQIQLLFTQQQKLVPGYQRALAQTEEGINLCLALKENGQALVESLK